The Mycobacterium haemophilum DSM 44634 sequence GAACCCGCGTCGACATGGCGGATCTGTAGCGAACCCTTTACCCCCGCAACAGGTTCGGTCGCCGGAGCAGGCGCCGTACCTGCGGGCTCCACGACCCGACCCGCCCGGAGTATCTTGGCGAGCCAACCCATGGTGCTACGTCGCGGTGCTGGCGGCACGAAGGTCCTCCAGCACCGCGACCCGGTCCTTAAGCATCCCGGTCAACACCCGGCGTGCCACCACAAGCAGCTCGGCGATGTCCGGCGAGGTGATCGAGTAGATCACCGTGTTGCCGTCCTTGCGGGCCTCAACCACGCCGGCGCGGCGCAACACGCCCAACTGCTGCGACAGGTTCGAGGACTCCAGCCCGACCTCGGGCAACAGCTCACCCACCGAGCGGTTCCTAACCGTGAGCAGCTCCAAAATCCTGATTCGCGCCGGATGGCCCAAGGTCTTAAAGAACTCGGCTTTGAGCTTGTACAACGGCTCCGACTCCACCAGCTCTCCCGAAGACTTCCGCATTCCTAGAACCAATAACTTGAAAAATTTATCAGATACTTCATCGGTATGGGCGGGATTCTGGTAGTTGATAGCGCACCTTGGGCTGTAGACGACTTCGCCGTTGGGCTTCTAGGGTGAGCCTTGCTCATTCGCTGCGATGTGTTAGCCGCCCGCAAGATCATGGCAACAAAACAACTGCTGCGACACGTGGGATAGGTGAGAGGGCGGGTGGAGAGGACGGACTAGCTAGATTCGCTTCATAGCTAATCACATTGTGTATCACTGTGGTTCATAAAGATGCTGCTTTCTGGCCAACGTTTCCGCCGGCGTAGGGTGCCGCCTCGGCCTGGTGCTAGGCGCGGCGAGTGCGCCGCAATGCTCAACGGCTCACCCGGAAACGTTTGAGCCGCGACGTCGCTCCGGATTCCAATTCGACTCGGCTTCTTGGCAATTGAAGGTGAGCAGCCAGTAACCGGGTGACCGCATCGTTCGCCTTGCCGTCAACCGCGCGCTCCCGGACGTAGATGGTCAGCTCACCGTCAGGGCCGACCTCCACCAGGGGCCCCTTGCGACTCCCGGGCTTGACCTTGACGATGATCGAGTCGCTCATGTCGGGTAACGCTACCGCTTTAGCGATGTCGGCCCGCCTGACCGCTGAGGTCTGCGGCGAACACATTGACTGGGCCGATCGCGGTGTCTGCAGCGGGCTCCAGCGCGGGGTCGCTGGCAGCCTCTGGGTCGCGTTCGATTGGTGAGGACCGGATATGTCGAGGACAGTGGTGATTGGCGCCTTGAGCAGACTTGGTCGCTGCATTGGTATCGGACTTGCGCAGCGCGGTGACCGTGTCGCGCTTCTCGTCCGGCGACGTGAACGTGTCGAGGCTGCAGCGTCAGCGCCAACCAGCTGCATACCGGGGACCTGGGTGCGGCTATGATCACCGCGTGTCGATTATGCTGCTTCGTGAGATGTTCGATCAGATGGTTGTTGGCAAAAATGCCGAGCTTATCGAGCACTATTACCACCCTGACTTCTTGATGCACTCCGACGGACTGACGCAGAGCTACACCGAATTCCGTGACAGCCATCGCGAGATCTACTCCACCTCAATCACATACGCGATCGAATACGACGAGCAGGCATGGGTAGAGGCCGCCGACAAGGTCGCCGGCCGGGTCTGGATCACCACGGCACGCCCGGGCGAGAAGCCGACTCGAATCGAGCTCGTGCTCATTGCCGCCTACCGCAACGGCCGAATCCACCGGATCTGGGAGACGAGCTGGCCAAGTTGGCGAGGTGTCGCCGCGCTCGAAAATTACTGACAGCGCATCGTCAACGGTCCCAATCGGCTCATCAGTTGCGCTGCCGCCGACGGCCTCGCCCGCTAAGGTAAAGCCGGCGCGTATCGGGGTCGGTGGTCCAATAGGTGACCTTTTCCGTCAGCTCCGTCAGCTCCACGGGCGGATTGCCCGTCGTGCCCTGGATCCACGACGCACCCATGTCCAGCGCAGTACACCCCAGTCGCGGGCGGTGTAGACCCGGCCCCAGCCCGCTCGCCCGGCGCCGACCACGCCCATCGTTGCCGCCAACAACTCCCGACGCGATATCGGGGAGACGATTTTCAGCATCTCAGACCGACGCGGCACGGCATGCACTTGGTTCCCCTATTTTTGGACGGCCGTGCTGAATTTCCTGTCGCGTTTTGGGGCGATTCGGCCCCTTCGTTATTGACGTCAGGTTAAACTCGCGACTATCCAACGGGCGGCAATGCGGCCGCATTCGAGGGGGAGCGGCGATGACGGCTCGTAGACCACCACGGTGCAGCACAATCAACCCTACAACCGACCTATTGCCCGATGCCTTACCGCCGAGCCGCGCCCTAACCGTCCGCGCGGTGGACGGCACCCCGTTGCATACCGAGGTGTTCGGGCCGGCCGATGGCTATCCAATTGTGCTGACACACGGCTTCACCTGTGCGATCCGGGCGTGGGCGTACCAGATCACCGACCTGGCCGCTGATTACCGGGTGATCGCGTTCGATCATCGTGGCCACGGACGTAGTGGCGCCCCGCCGCGTGGCGCCTACAGCCTCAAGCACCTTGCTTCCGACCTCGATTCGGTGCTAGAGGCGACCTTGGCCCCGCACGAACGCGCGTTGTTAGCTGGGCACTCGATGGGTGGCATTACCATCGCCGCCTGGTCGGAGTGCTACCGCGACAAGGTGCACCGGCGTGCTGGCGCCGTCGCGCTGATCAACACCTCGACCGGGGACCTGGTGCGCAAGATGAAACTGCTGCCGGTTCCCCGCGAATTGTCGCCGGCCCGAGTGATGGCTGGCCGGGCCCTGATTAACGTGTTCGGTGGGTTTCCGCTTCCCGGTGCGGCCAGGATCCCCAGTCGCTATCTCGTTGCGCGGTTGGCGGTCGGCAGCGGCGCCGATCCGAGCGTCGCGAGATTCATCTACGAGCTGTTTGCGCAGACCTCAGCCGCTGGGCGTGGGGGTTGCGCGCGGATGCTCGTCGACGCGCTGGGAGACCGGTACCTCGACCTGGACGGTCTGACGGCGCCGACGCTGGTTATCGGTAGCGAACACGATCGGCTCACGCCGATCAGCCAATCCCGCAGGATTGCCCGCACCGCCCCCAATGTGGTGGGTCTTGTCGAGTTGCCCGGTGGGCATTGCTCGATGCTGGAGCAGCACCAAGAGGTGAACCGCCAGCTGCGCACACTTGCCGCATCCGTGGCCCGCCGCCCCCGGGTCCGGCGGGTCATCTCATAGCAGCGCGGCGATCTCGGCGGCTGCCCGCTGGCCAGACCTGATTGCGCCGTCTAGGTAGCCGGTCCACTTGTCCGCGGTCTCGGTGCCGGCCCAATGGATCGGCCCGGCGGGCTCACGTAGCCACTGCCCATATCGTGTCCACGACCCTGGTGGTACTGCGGCGGTCGGGCCGCCAGGCGCGAATTCCTCTGCGCCCCAACGATGATCAACGTAGTCGAGGGGGTAGAGCGCGTCGTCGCCAAAGAGCGACGCAAAGCAGCGTAACGCGTCGCGGCGGCGTTGCTCGGTGGGCAGCGTGTCGAACGCGCGGGCATCGGTGAAACCCATCAGGATGCCTGGCCCTTCGCCTGGCGGGCTGACGTCGAAGGTGATGAACACCGGGCCTTCGTCGGACAGCGCCATGCCGGAGAACCCGTTGGCGCGCCAGAACGGCGTGGAATAGGCGGCGTAGGCCTTGCTGAGCCGACCCTGTGGCCAATGCTTAGCGAGCTGCTCGTACTCGGGTGGCAGCGGGGGAGTGAACTCGATGGCGGCGCGATGAGCCGGTGGTATGGCGACGATGACGAACCTGGCCTCGGCCCATCCGTCGTCGGCGGTGACTGTTACGCCAGCACCGTGTCTAGCAATGCGACGGACTGGCGAGTTCAGTACGACACGGTTACCGAGTTGCGCTGCCGCAGCCTCAGCGATCCGCTGCGTGCCGCCGGGGAAACGGTCCTGCTGGGCACCGTTCTCGACGTCAAGCAGCCGGTCCAGACCACCGGCCGCGTGCGCGTAGCGCGCGGCGTGCAGCATGGACACGTCGTCGGGCTCGCAGCCCCAGGTCACCCGGGCCATGATGGCTAGCAGGTCACGTGATGAGGCGGTGGCGTGCACCGATTGCAACCAGGCACCGAGGGAGAGGGCGTCGAGCTGGCGCGCCCGCCGGGCATCCCAGGGGGCCGCTACCGGGACGTCGCGGGCAATTCTGTCGAATTGCCAACGCAGCCGGCCGACGTCGAGCAGCCCGATCAACGACAGCTTGGGGATGCTGCCGTGGTAGGGGCGCGTGCAGCCCCGCCACTGAATCAGGTTTTTGCCGTCGCGGTAGGTCGAGGTGGTCGGGACCTGGAGCTCGGACGCCAGCGTGAGGACGGCGTCTTGAGTTGGGCCGACGAAAGCACCGCCCAGATCGGCGGGCAAACCTGCGACGCTGCCGGTGAACGAGCGCCCGCCTACCCGGTCGCGGCCCTCCAAGACCAGCACTTCGTGGCCCAGACGCGTCAGCTCGCGAGCCGCGGCCAGCCCGGCGAAGCCGGCGCCCACTACGACAACATCGACAGTCCACGGCGGGTTTGGCATGCCCCTAGTCAACCGCATTTCGCCAGTTGCGGTAGGGACCGACTAGCCACCGACTAGCCTAAATGCGTTAAAGTTTTCACCGCCCTATACGGACTGACCAATGCCGCTGAGCGCGCTCGGGCGCTGCGCGATGCCGGGGCGAGCGGCGTTGCCACCTTCGAGGGACCGCACGACGTCTTTGCTCCGTTGACCTTGGCGGCCGCAGTGGGCGGCCTTGATCTGCTGACGAATGTGGCGATCGCGTTTCCGCGCAACCCGATCCACCTGGCGCATCAGGCTAACGATCACCAACTGCTCAGCGGCGGCCGGTTCGTCCTCGGCCTTGGCACTCAGGTTCGGCCACAGATCGAGAAGCGGTTCGGCGCCCAATTCGACCGTCCGGTGGCGCGCATGACTGAGATGATCGCGGCCTTGCGAGCGATCTTCGATGCGTGGAATTCCGGCGGCCGCTTGGACTTTCGCGGTGACTACTACCGGCACACGCTGATGACGCCGGCTTTCAACCCAGGCCCGAATCCGCACGGTCCGCCGCCGATCTACATCGGCGCTCTTGGGCCGAAGCTGACCCGGGCTGCCGCCGAGCACGCCGACGGTCTGCTGGTGATGCCGTTCGGCTCGAAGCGCTTTCTGCACCATGCCACGATGCCTGCCGTGCGCGACGGCTTACGGGCCAGCGGCCGGCAGGCCGACGATTTCACGGTCATTCCCGAAATTATCGTGTCGGCTGGCGACACCGATGCAGACCGCGAGTGAGCGGATGTGGGCACCCGAGCGCTGCTGGCGTTCTACGGGTCGACTCCGGCATACCAGCCGGCACCAATCGGGCTGGACACGCTAGGTGCGATCATCGACGAGCTAGGTGGCTGACCGGGTCAAGGCGCCACCGTGAGCCAGTCGGTGAAGCCGGACGGGTCGTGGCGGCCCAGCGCGCCGTGTTCGTAGAGACCCCAGCCTTCCACCGGGACCGCGTCGCCGTCGCGGCACACCGCGCGGCCCACATGGTCGATGACGCCGAAACCGGACCGCGCGACGATTGCCGGATCGGTCATGTCGTAGGTCAGCCGTTCGACGAACTTCTCGCCCTTCCACGTGCCGTGCAGCCAATCCGAATCGCCGCCATAGCCGCCGCCGACATGGATGGGTACCGGCAGTTTGGATTCCACGTCGAAGTGGACTCCGGTGCCGTCGGCGCGGGTCGCATCGATTGTCGCTCCGGTCGGGATGCGGGTGCCGGACCGGTAGTGGATGGTGACCAGCGGCCAGCCCAGCTGCTCGACACGGCCGTCGCGCCACACCCGGGTGCAGTCGTTAAGCGAGCGAAACCCGTTGGGTTCCTCTTGGATAATCAGTACGACGGCGAAGTCCGCGAACGCCATCGGCATGTACAGCCACCACATGCCCTCGAACGGCGGGTCAGCGGGCCGTCCCGCCGGCTCGGGCTCCCCGATCGGCCGGATGCCCCACGACCGGTCGCGGCTGCCAAGCCAGGTCGTGGGGTCGACTGCGATCTCCTGCCCGTCGACGACAATCCGACCGCTCCAGGTGCCGAGCTGGGCGAATCGCTGCGCGTTCAGCGTTACTCGATTGCCGGATCGCAGGATGTGCGGCTGCTCCTGGATGGCATTGAATAGGCCTTGCCAGGTGAGATCTGCTGCGATGCCTTCGGTTTCGTCGAGAATCAACCGTAGTTTGCGCAGCGGCTCGATGACCTCGATGCGGTAGCTGTTGACACACTGGTGCAGCCGGTCGGAGTCAACGGCGTCCGAAAGGTGCACCGCGGTCTGCGTATCCGCGCGCCGGATGAGCACGAACGCATCCTTGACGCCGAGGTTGGGGTAGTAGCCGATGCCGCTGATCAAAAAGATGTTCCCGGTGCGGTCGTGAGCGTTGAAGTAGGAACGATCATAGAAGTTGCGGTCAGAGGAACCCGGCCACGCGATCGGTTGGGGAACCTGATGCACCGGGAATTCGTCGAGCGGTCCGAGCATT is a genomic window containing:
- a CDS encoding lsr2/espR transcriptional regulator — its product is MESEPLYKLKAEFFKTLGHPARIRILELLTVRNRSVGELLPEVGLESSNLSQQLGVLRRAGVVEARKDGNTVIYSITSPDIAELLVVARRVLTGMLKDRVAVLEDLRAASTAT
- a CDS encoding DUF167 domain-containing protein, whose translation is MSDSIIVKVKPGSRKGPLVEVGPDGELTIYVRERAVDGKANDAVTRLLAAHLQLPRSRVELESGATSRLKRFRVSR
- a CDS encoding alpha/beta fold hydrolase yields the protein MTARRPPRCSTINPTTDLLPDALPPSRALTVRAVDGTPLHTEVFGPADGYPIVLTHGFTCAIRAWAYQITDLAADYRVIAFDHRGHGRSGAPPRGAYSLKHLASDLDSVLEATLAPHERALLAGHSMGGITIAAWSECYRDKVHRRAGAVALINTSTGDLVRKMKLLPVPRELSPARVMAGRALINVFGGFPLPGAARIPSRYLVARLAVGSGADPSVARFIYELFAQTSAAGRGGCARMLVDALGDRYLDLDGLTAPTLVIGSEHDRLTPISQSRRIARTAPNVVGLVELPGGHCSMLEQHQEVNRQLRTLAASVARRPRVRRVIS
- a CDS encoding flavin monoamine oxidase family protein, with protein sequence MPNPPWTVDVVVVGAGFAGLAAARELTRLGHEVLVLEGRDRVGGRSFTGSVAGLPADLGGAFVGPTQDAVLTLASELQVPTTSTYRDGKNLIQWRGCTRPYHGSIPKLSLIGLLDVGRLRWQFDRIARDVPVAAPWDARRARQLDALSLGAWLQSVHATASSRDLLAIMARVTWGCEPDDVSMLHAARYAHAAGGLDRLLDVENGAQQDRFPGGTQRIAEAAAAQLGNRVVLNSPVRRIARHGAGVTVTADDGWAEARFVIVAIPPAHRAAIEFTPPLPPEYEQLAKHWPQGRLSKAYAAYSTPFWRANGFSGMALSDEGPVFITFDVSPPGEGPGILMGFTDARAFDTLPTEQRRRDALRCFASLFGDDALYPLDYVDHRWGAEEFAPGGPTAAVPPGSWTRYGQWLREPAGPIHWAGTETADKWTGYLDGAIRSGQRAAAEIAALL